Proteins encoded in a region of the Mucilaginibacter sabulilitoris genome:
- a CDS encoding DUF3857 domain-containing protein, translating into MKKLLLIALISVGIQNFTKAQDFQGGYVQEEVEMQKYNKDTSAHAVFLNEFGNSRIDITNEDHIRLIYDYHAKIKIFDNKGFANGTIEIPIHNGDDVAEEVTDISGTTYYKDDNGLTQKIDLDPKKVFKVKDYKYGSTVKFALPGLRNGCVIEFRYKLTSPYWDSFRKWEFQDNIPKVYSQYEAHIPGFWTFNASLRGVLKLSKTNSEIERECFTSHGSKSDCSHLVYAMKDIPAFVEEDYMTSPKNFLSAIYFELVEFTNPYTGVKTVVTKEWKDIDRQLKIANEFGSQLKRKDLMKERLASVIAGKTDELDKTKAIYAYLQKWYKWNDYIGIYSSDGIKKAMDAHTGSVGDINLTLVTALNAAGINSEAVVLSTRDHGNINTLYPVLSDFNYVIAKANIGDKTYLLDATDPLLPFGLLPLKCLNDKGRVISLDKPSYWIELNSIQKKANTTSLNLTLLDNGKIKGTISNYYTGYDAYLKRKAIKKFNSVDEYVEDLDGKLPKLKILKADMSNLDSLNLPLGEVFEVEIDAFDNMNRSRLVFNPFLWEKITSNPFKLSERDYPVDWGMASDNRLVLSMHLPSQYAIETAPQVVAFSMPNNGGMFITSFENQDNGFTFSNITRFAKAIYNPEEYPYLKELYNKIILTEKTDMVFKKK; encoded by the coding sequence ATGAAGAAACTATTGCTTATCGCTCTAATATCAGTTGGTATTCAGAACTTTACAAAAGCTCAGGACTTTCAGGGCGGTTATGTGCAGGAAGAAGTAGAGATGCAAAAATATAACAAAGACACCTCCGCTCACGCCGTATTTTTAAATGAGTTTGGCAATTCGAGAATTGATATAACAAACGAAGACCACATCAGGCTGATATACGACTACCACGCCAAAATAAAAATATTCGATAATAAAGGCTTTGCCAATGGTACTATTGAAATACCCATTCATAACGGCGATGATGTTGCCGAAGAAGTTACAGACATTTCCGGAACCACTTATTACAAGGATGATAATGGCCTCACTCAAAAAATAGACCTTGATCCTAAAAAGGTATTTAAAGTTAAAGATTATAAGTATGGCAGCACGGTAAAGTTTGCTCTGCCAGGTTTACGTAATGGCTGCGTTATTGAGTTCAGGTACAAACTTACCTCTCCGTATTGGGACAGCTTTCGCAAGTGGGAATTTCAGGACAATATACCCAAGGTATATTCTCAGTATGAAGCGCATATACCTGGTTTCTGGACATTTAACGCCTCATTACGGGGTGTTTTAAAACTATCAAAAACAAATTCGGAGATTGAACGGGAATGCTTTACATCGCATGGATCAAAAAGCGATTGTTCGCACCTGGTTTACGCCATGAAAGATATACCGGCTTTTGTGGAAGAAGACTACATGACCTCGCCGAAGAATTTTTTATCGGCCATATACTTTGAGCTTGTTGAGTTTACAAACCCCTATACCGGTGTTAAAACTGTGGTGACCAAAGAATGGAAGGATATTGATCGCCAGCTTAAAATAGCCAACGAATTTGGGTCGCAGCTTAAACGGAAGGATTTGATGAAAGAGCGCTTAGCGTCGGTAATAGCCGGTAAAACCGATGAGCTTGATAAAACCAAAGCTATTTATGCCTATCTCCAAAAATGGTATAAATGGAACGATTATATAGGGATATATAGTTCAGACGGTATTAAAAAGGCTATGGACGCCCATACAGGCAGCGTAGGCGATATTAATCTTACCCTGGTTACCGCGCTGAATGCCGCAGGTATAAACTCCGAGGCCGTGGTATTATCAACCCGCGACCATGGTAATATAAATACCTTGTACCCTGTATTAAGCGATTTTAATTATGTGATAGCTAAAGCTAACATTGGAGACAAAACCTATCTGCTTGATGCTACCGACCCCTTGTTGCCATTTGGTTTACTGCCGCTCAAATGTCTGAACGATAAGGGCCGGGTAATAAGTCTTGATAAGCCATCGTACTGGATTGAGTTAAATTCGATCCAGAAAAAGGCTAATACTACTTCGCTTAACCTTACACTGCTTGATAATGGCAAAATAAAAGGCACCATCAGCAATTATTATACCGGGTATGATGCTTATTTAAAACGCAAGGCTATTAAAAAATTCAACTCTGTTGATGAATATGTGGAAGACCTTGACGGAAAGCTGCCGAAACTGAAGATACTTAAGGCAGACATGTCCAATCTGGATAGCCTTAACCTGCCTTTAGGCGAAGTGTTTGAAGTTGAGATAGATGCTTTTGATAATATGAACCGTAGCCGCCTGGTATTTAATCCTTTCTTGTGGGAAAAAATAACCAGCAACCCTTTTAAATTAAGCGAACGCGATTATCCTGTTGACTGGGGTATGGCGTCAGACAACCGGCTGGTGCTCAGCATGCACCTGCCATCGCAATACGCTATTGAAACAGCCCCTCAGGTAGTGGCATTTTCCATGCCTAATAACGGAGGGATGTTTATTACCAGCTTTGAAAATCAGGATAACGGGTTTACTTTTTCTAACATAACCAGGTTTGCCAAAGCCATTTATAACCCGGAAGAGTATCCTTATCTGAAAGAATTATACAACAAAATTATCCTTACCGAAAAAACCGACATGGTTTTCAAGAAAAAATAA
- a CDS encoding DUF3857 domain-containing protein, whose product MKIFFALLISVIISANACAQDNYDVSLISKDLLPYASAVVRNKEVSVEVKDLDNTIYHIKSAITILNPNGNNIAHVVVWHNKSNIIKSIKGAVYNQLGKLTNKFSESDFEDVNSGNDFSLFEDSKVKHYNPPVTDYPYTIVYEYEVKSKQSLNFGDWEPNSTTGLAVEKSSYVFSCKPDFNIRYKEINMPVKVIKGLNKDGEKIYTWHVANLKAVKDEPYSPNEDKYLSSVKIAPEKFSYEGIAGSFTNWKELGKWQYDKLLASRLKVSDATAGYMKQITEGVTDPKLKAKKIYEYMQGKTHYISIQIGIGGFQPFLASDVDQQNYGDCKALVNYTQALLKTVNIDSYYCVVQAGNRKVSMLNDFASMDQGNHIILCLPFKNDTTFLECTSQKIPFGFLGDFTDDRTVLACTPEGGKLLHTPKYTAANNLQQRKATFVLNADGELSGEMHTSFKGSQYENRERIIEEAQKDQIKSLKKEYAINNLDIEKEEFKQDKGLQPITTENIKLYARDYGSVNDGKLYFITNATNRTTNVPREVRNRHNEMYINRGYTDEDEISYTLPQGYHVDLKPTDVLIDKPFGKFSETIVIKGNQLVFKRRLQILDGTYSKDTYQDLVDFYQAVVDADNNTVSLIKGS is encoded by the coding sequence ATGAAAATATTTTTCGCTCTGTTAATAAGTGTTATCATAAGTGCAAACGCCTGCGCGCAGGATAATTACGATGTTTCCCTGATATCAAAAGACCTGCTGCCTTATGCCAGCGCCGTTGTCAGGAATAAAGAAGTAAGCGTTGAGGTAAAGGACCTTGACAATACCATCTACCACATAAAATCAGCCATTACTATATTAAACCCAAATGGCAATAACATTGCGCATGTGGTAGTTTGGCACAATAAAAGCAATATCATTAAAAGTATAAAAGGTGCTGTTTACAATCAGCTGGGTAAATTAACCAATAAGTTTTCCGAATCAGATTTTGAGGATGTGAACTCCGGCAATGATTTTTCATTATTTGAAGATTCAAAGGTTAAACATTATAACCCTCCTGTGACTGATTACCCGTATACCATTGTTTATGAATATGAAGTAAAATCTAAACAATCTTTAAATTTCGGTGATTGGGAACCAAACTCTACCACGGGACTGGCTGTTGAAAAAAGCTCCTATGTATTTAGCTGCAAGCCCGATTTTAACATCAGGTACAAAGAAATTAATATGCCTGTAAAAGTTATTAAAGGGCTTAATAAGGATGGAGAGAAAATCTACACCTGGCATGTAGCTAATTTAAAGGCAGTTAAAGATGAGCCTTACAGCCCCAATGAGGATAAATATTTAAGTAGCGTTAAAATTGCTCCCGAAAAATTCAGTTATGAAGGTATTGCCGGCTCATTCACCAACTGGAAAGAGCTGGGTAAATGGCAGTATGATAAATTGCTGGCCAGCCGTTTAAAGGTGTCTGATGCTACTGCGGGTTATATGAAACAGATAACCGAAGGTGTAACAGATCCTAAGTTAAAGGCAAAAAAAATATATGAATACATGCAAGGTAAAACCCACTATATAAGTATACAAATAGGTATTGGCGGGTTTCAGCCATTTTTAGCATCAGATGTTGACCAGCAAAACTACGGCGATTGTAAGGCTCTGGTAAACTATACCCAGGCACTATTAAAAACCGTCAACATTGATTCGTATTACTGTGTAGTGCAGGCAGGCAACCGCAAGGTGAGCATGCTTAATGATTTTGCCAGCATGGACCAGGGCAACCATATTATTTTATGTCTTCCCTTTAAAAATGACACTACCTTTTTAGAGTGTACGAGTCAAAAGATACCATTTGGCTTTTTAGGTGATTTTACCGATGACCGTACGGTACTGGCCTGTACCCCCGAAGGTGGTAAGCTGCTGCATACCCCTAAATATACCGCGGCAAACAATCTGCAGCAACGCAAAGCCACCTTTGTTTTAAATGCAGATGGCGAGCTTTCGGGCGAAATGCACACTTCCTTTAAAGGCTCTCAATACGAAAACCGCGAAAGAATTATTGAAGAGGCACAAAAGGACCAGATCAAGAGCCTGAAAAAAGAATATGCCATAAACAACCTGGATATTGAAAAAGAAGAATTTAAACAGGATAAAGGACTGCAACCCATAACCACCGAAAATATAAAACTTTATGCCCGTGACTATGGCTCCGTAAATGATGGCAAACTGTATTTTATAACAAATGCAACCAACAGAACGACCAATGTCCCGAGGGAGGTACGCAACCGGCATAATGAGATGTATATTAACAGAGGCTATACCGATGAAGACGAGATCAGTTACACCCTGCCCCAAGGCTATCATGTTGATTTAAAACCAACCGATGTATTGATTGACAAACCTTTTGGTAAATTTTCAGAAACCATAGTTATAAAAGGCAATCAACTGGTATTTAAACGCAGATTGCAAATACTTGATGGAACCTACAGTAAGGATACGTACCAGGATCTGGTTGATTTTTATCAGGCCGTTGTCGATGCCGATAATAATACGGTTTCGCTGATTAAAGGTAGCTGA
- a CDS encoding C40 family peptidase: MTKHRGLIYLFALFIVPLVLTSCHSRKAAMKGQPGEIVKPQTEMAQKYSQIMGVSDRDIENGRLYAFIDQWMGTPYKFGGLDRDGIDCSGLAFLLEQQVYGITIPRMTSRQITVIKRKYEEDLHEGDLVFFDFDGKQFSHVGVYLQNGYVVHASSRKGVIIVRLRDPSMYKYFSRAGSIMTDTAAESSAGK, encoded by the coding sequence ATGACTAAACATCGGGGCCTGATTTATCTGTTTGCATTATTTATTGTGCCATTGGTGCTAACCTCCTGCCATTCACGTAAGGCCGCGATGAAGGGGCAACCTGGCGAGATAGTAAAACCACAGACAGAGATGGCCCAAAAATATTCGCAAATTATGGGTGTAAGTGATAGGGATATTGAAAATGGCCGCCTGTATGCTTTTATTGATCAGTGGATGGGAACTCCCTATAAATTTGGAGGTCTTGATAGAGATGGGATTGATTGCTCAGGACTTGCCTTTTTACTGGAACAGCAGGTTTATGGCATTACCATTCCGCGCATGACCAGCAGACAGATAACAGTTATAAAACGTAAATACGAGGAAGATCTGCACGAGGGCGATCTGGTTTTTTTTGATTTTGACGGCAAGCAGTTTAGCCATGTAGGCGTATATCTGCAAAACGGCTATGTGGTGCATGCCAGTTCGCGCAAGGGGGTAATTATTGTGCGCCTGCGTGACCCTTCCATGTATAAATACTTCTCCAGGGCTGGATCAATCATGACAGATACCGCCGCCGAAAGCAGCGCCGGCAAGTAA
- a CDS encoding S9 family peptidase: MKKNILVFMMVCLCGGAVAQTIKRPFKPSDFLHIPTLNDPQLSPDGKWIAYSLSKVDSAKDNRVSHIWMQSYDGKQSIELTQGADAASSPKWTPDGKFLSYISEKDSKTGGQVWLMDRRGGEGKKLTDIKGDLDDYVWSPDSKKLALIIKDPENNDKPSPKTTPPIKVDRYRFKRDKEGYLQNRHKHLYIFDIATKKLDTLTQGDMDDSAPEWSPDGKTIVYVSNHTDDPDKNENLDIFTVEAKKDGEIKQLTTFTGHDYSPQWSPDGKHIAYLRSSSDADYFIYQHDILCIMDADGKNNKLLTEQLDRPVTSHAWSKDSKNIAYLVSNDRIRYTAQYNLLLRKSTVINKGTRSSFEDMIAHSAGNWITKMTNPQLPHELVAIENGKIRRLTFHQDKWLSQVKLAYVKGFQSFSSDGTLVSGMMYTPDSVVTKKLPFILFIHGGPTDQDEFEFDATRQALACAGYAVAAVNYRGSIGRGLDYTKAIYADWGNKEVMDLLGAVDELVKMGIADPQHLGIGGWSYGGILTDYTIASDTRFKAAVSGAGSALQLSIYGSDQWVMQYENELGFPWKNAEKYIKLSYPFFHADKIKTPTLFMSGLKDFNVPTVGGEQMYQALKSLGIPTQLVLYPNQYHGISIPSYQVDRLQRYLDWFGKYLGEKAP, from the coding sequence ATGAAAAAGAATATATTAGTGTTTATGATGGTTTGCCTTTGTGGAGGGGCTGTCGCCCAAACGATTAAAAGACCGTTTAAACCATCTGATTTTCTGCATATCCCTACTTTGAACGATCCGCAGCTTTCGCCCGATGGCAAGTGGATAGCGTATAGCCTTTCGAAAGTAGATTCGGCTAAAGATAACCGTGTATCGCACATCTGGATGCAAAGTTACGATGGTAAGCAATCTATAGAACTAACGCAAGGAGCCGACGCTGCCTCCTCACCTAAGTGGACACCCGATGGTAAATTCCTGTCGTACATTTCAGAAAAAGATTCCAAAACAGGAGGACAGGTTTGGCTGATGGACCGCAGAGGCGGCGAAGGGAAAAAACTGACGGATATTAAAGGTGACCTGGATGATTACGTATGGTCGCCGGATAGTAAAAAACTGGCACTTATTATAAAGGATCCGGAAAATAACGACAAGCCCAGTCCTAAAACTACTCCCCCTATAAAAGTTGACCGTTACCGTTTTAAACGCGATAAGGAGGGTTACCTGCAAAATAGGCACAAGCATTTATACATTTTTGATATAGCAACTAAAAAGCTTGATACCCTTACTCAGGGCGATATGGATGACAGTGCTCCGGAATGGAGCCCTGATGGCAAAACTATAGTGTATGTAAGTAACCATACCGATGATCCCGATAAAAATGAAAATCTGGATATTTTTACGGTGGAGGCCAAAAAGGATGGAGAGATTAAGCAGTTAACCACTTTTACCGGGCATGATTACTCACCCCAGTGGAGCCCCGATGGTAAACATATTGCCTATTTGCGCTCATCAAGCGATGCTGATTACTTTATTTACCAGCACGATATTTTATGTATCATGGATGCCGATGGCAAAAACAACAAACTGCTTACCGAACAATTAGACAGGCCGGTGACCAGCCACGCTTGGAGTAAGGATAGCAAGAACATCGCTTACCTGGTGAGTAATGACCGTATCCGCTACACAGCGCAATATAACCTGCTGTTACGTAAATCCACGGTAATTAATAAAGGCACCCGGAGCAGTTTTGAGGACATGATAGCTCATTCTGCGGGTAACTGGATCACTAAAATGACCAACCCGCAGCTTCCGCATGAGCTGGTGGCTATTGAGAATGGTAAGATACGCAGGCTTACCTTTCACCAGGATAAATGGCTGAGCCAGGTTAAACTGGCTTATGTAAAAGGTTTTCAGTCGTTCAGCAGCGACGGTACGCTGGTATCGGGCATGATGTACACGCCTGATAGTGTAGTGACTAAAAAGCTACCCTTTATTTTATTTATACATGGTGGTCCTACTGATCAGGATGAGTTTGAATTTGACGCTACCAGGCAGGCTTTGGCCTGCGCTGGTTACGCTGTGGCGGCCGTTAACTATCGGGGCAGCATTGGCCGCGGGTTGGATTATACCAAGGCTATTTATGCCGATTGGGGTAATAAAGAAGTAATGGACTTACTTGGCGCCGTTGACGAGCTGGTTAAAATGGGCATTGCCGACCCGCAGCATTTAGGTATAGGGGGATGGAGTTACGGAGGCATATTGACCGATTACACCATAGCTTCTGACACTCGTTTTAAGGCAGCTGTGAGCGGGGCCGGCAGCGCCTTGCAATTATCTATTTACGGCAGCGATCAATGGGTGATGCAATATGAGAACGAACTGGGTTTTCCGTGGAAGAATGCGGAGAAGTATATTAAGCTTTCTTATCCGTTTTTTCATGCTGATAAAATTAAAACACCAACGTTGTTCATGTCAGGATTAAAGGATTTTAATGTACCTACCGTTGGTGGCGAGCAAATGTACCAGGCACTTAAATCGCTGGGGATACCTACTCAACTGGTACTTTACCCAAACCAATATCACGGTATCAGCATACCAAGTTACCAGGTTGACCGGCTTCAGCGTTATCTCGACTGGTTTGGAAAGTATTTGGGTGAGAAGGCTCCTTAA
- a CDS encoding S9 family peptidase, whose translation MKRTVLFLIALSISCYVAAQQENKPLKPTDLYRIPAVSDPQLSPDGKWVAYSVSTVDTAKDSRVSHLWMQSWDGKESIELTHGAEAASMPRWSPDGKYLAFLSSRDSKNGSQLWLIDRRGGEGYKVTDIKGDLSEYAWSPDSKRVVMVIGDPANKGKEEPKIPKPIVIDRYHFKQDVEGYLQQLHDHLYLLDINTKKLDTLTRGDKDENSPAWSPDSKTIAFVSNRTVDPDKNQNKDIFTIDARPYATMLQLTTWKGRDSNPQWSPDGRYISYLRTTSDADYMMYDHNVLCIMDAVGSNSRILTQQLDRPVADQVWAKDNKNIQFLVIDDRQRYLASININNGKISTINKGEFGISDINTNASGNWVVTKSDPYTPTELFALEGDKLRRLTFHHQQWLNTVKLANVSGFQSRSADGTDVSGILFRPDSIAGKKWPLILFIHGGPVGQDEYTFDITRQTLAGAGYAVAAVNYRGSNGRGLDYCKAIYADWGNKEVKDLLGAVDYLERMGIADPNHLGIGGWSYGGILTDYTIASDTRFKAASSGAGSALQLSVYGSDQYVLQYENEIGVPWKNADKWIQISYPFFHADKIKTPVLFMSGLRDFNVPTIGSEQMYQALRSQGIPAELILYPNQFHGLTKPSYQVDRLQRYIEWYNKYLK comes from the coding sequence ATGAAAAGAACCGTACTGTTTCTTATAGCCTTATCCATTTCCTGTTATGTAGCTGCTCAGCAGGAAAACAAGCCCCTCAAACCAACTGATCTTTACCGTATACCGGCCGTAAGCGACCCCCAGCTATCGCCCGATGGGAAATGGGTGGCTTATAGCGTTTCCACAGTAGATACCGCTAAAGATAGCCGGGTGTCGCATTTGTGGATGCAAAGCTGGGACGGAAAGGAATCGATAGAACTTACCCATGGCGCAGAAGCTGCCTCAATGCCAAGGTGGAGCCCCGATGGTAAGTACCTGGCTTTCCTGTCATCGCGCGATTCGAAAAACGGCTCACAGCTTTGGCTTATTGACCGTCGCGGGGGCGAGGGTTATAAGGTTACCGATATTAAAGGCGATTTAAGTGAATATGCCTGGTCGCCCGACAGTAAAAGAGTGGTTATGGTAATTGGCGACCCTGCCAATAAAGGAAAGGAAGAACCTAAAATACCCAAACCTATAGTAATTGACCGCTATCATTTTAAACAGGACGTTGAAGGATATTTGCAGCAACTGCATGATCATCTTTACCTGCTTGATATCAATACCAAAAAACTGGATACCCTTACCCGGGGCGACAAGGACGAAAACTCTCCGGCATGGTCGCCGGATAGTAAAACCATCGCGTTTGTAAGTAACCGTACTGTTGATCCGGATAAAAATCAGAACAAGGATATTTTTACCATTGATGCCCGGCCTTATGCTACCATGCTGCAGCTTACCACCTGGAAAGGGCGCGATAGTAACCCGCAATGGAGTCCCGATGGCAGGTATATATCTTATCTGCGAACTACAAGCGATGCCGATTATATGATGTACGACCACAATGTATTATGCATTATGGATGCAGTTGGCTCAAACAGCAGGATTTTAACACAGCAGCTTGACCGTCCGGTAGCGGATCAGGTTTGGGCAAAGGATAATAAAAATATTCAGTTTTTGGTAATTGATGACAGGCAGCGTTACCTGGCGAGTATCAATATCAATAACGGCAAAATATCAACCATAAATAAAGGAGAGTTTGGGATAAGTGATATCAACACCAACGCCTCCGGTAACTGGGTAGTTACCAAAAGCGACCCTTACACTCCAACCGAATTGTTTGCGCTGGAGGGTGACAAACTTCGTCGCTTAACCTTCCATCACCAGCAATGGCTCAATACGGTAAAACTGGCAAATGTATCAGGCTTTCAGTCGCGGAGTGCGGATGGTACCGATGTTTCGGGCATCCTGTTCAGGCCGGATAGCATCGCCGGTAAAAAGTGGCCGTTGATATTATTTATTCATGGAGGGCCGGTTGGCCAGGATGAATACACCTTTGATATTACCCGGCAAACACTGGCTGGTGCCGGGTACGCGGTAGCAGCTGTAAATTACAGGGGCAGTAACGGCCGCGGCCTGGATTACTGCAAAGCCATATATGCCGATTGGGGTAACAAAGAGGTAAAGGATTTGCTGGGCGCAGTTGATTACCTGGAAAGAATGGGTATTGCCGACCCTAATCATTTAGGTATTGGCGGCTGGAGCTACGGCGGCATCCTGACAGATTATACCATAGCATCAGACACGCGCTTTAAAGCCGCCTCGAGCGGGGCCGGTAGCGCCTTACAGTTATCTGTGTATGGAAGCGACCAGTATGTACTGCAATATGAAAACGAGATTGGTGTGCCTTGGAAAAATGCCGACAAATGGATCCAGATATCCTACCCGTTTTTTCATGCTGATAAGATAAAAACACCGGTACTGTTCATGTCGGGCCTGCGAGATTTTAATGTCCCGACAATCGGCAGCGAACAAATGTACCAGGCGCTCCGGTCGCAGGGCATCCCGGCAGAGCTGATACTTTATCCCAACCAGTTTCATGGATTAACCAAGCCAAGTTACCAGGTTGACAGGCTGCAACGTTACATAGAATGGTATAATAAGTATTTGAAATAG
- the pyrF gene encoding orotidine-5'-phosphate decarboxylase: MSRAQLIEQIKLKKSFLCVGLDTDIDKIPEFLKDYPNPILEFNKRIIDATKDLCVSYKPNAAFYEAYGVKGLQSLIDTWKYLPVDTLNIIDAKRGDIGNTSDKYARAFFDEKASGMSFDAITITPYMGNDSVTPYLAYEGKWIILLALTSSVGSKDFQYLQTGDGYLYETVIQKANTWASADRIMFVVGATKSTEFTNIRKYAPDNFLLVPGVGAQGGNLEEVCRYGITKDCGLIVNASRSIIYAGNGKDFADAARAEAQNIQQQMQVELEKAGVI; this comes from the coding sequence ATTTCACGCGCTCAGCTCATTGAACAGATCAAACTAAAAAAATCCTTTTTATGTGTAGGTCTTGATACCGATATTGATAAGATACCCGAATTTTTAAAGGATTACCCAAACCCTATACTCGAATTTAATAAAAGGATTATTGATGCTACCAAAGATTTGTGCGTATCATACAAACCCAATGCCGCGTTTTATGAAGCTTACGGCGTAAAAGGTTTGCAAAGCCTTATTGATACCTGGAAATATTTACCGGTTGATACCTTAAACATAATAGATGCTAAAAGAGGCGATATCGGTAACACCTCTGACAAGTATGCCAGAGCCTTTTTTGATGAAAAAGCATCGGGTATGAGTTTTGATGCCATTACCATTACACCTTATATGGGTAACGATAGTGTAACACCTTATTTGGCTTACGAGGGTAAATGGATCATCCTGCTGGCGCTTACCTCATCGGTAGGGAGTAAGGATTTTCAATACCTGCAAACCGGCGATGGCTATTTATACGAAACCGTGATACAAAAGGCCAATACCTGGGCCAGTGCCGACAGGATCATGTTTGTAGTAGGCGCTACCAAAAGCACAGAGTTTACCAATATACGTAAGTATGCGCCCGATAATTTTTTACTGGTGCCTGGCGTGGGCGCGCAAGGGGGGAACCTGGAAGAAGTTTGCCGTTACGGCATCACCAAAGACTGCGGCCTAATTGTAAACGCATCTCGCTCTATTATTTATGCAGGTAACGGGAAAGATTTTGCCGATGCCGCCCGTGCCGAAGCGCAAAATATACAACAGCAAATGCAGGTAGAGCTGGAGAAGGCAGGGGTGATATAA